From Nocardioides faecalis:
TCGACACCGGCCGGATCAACGACAAGCTCGCCCGTCAGGTCTTCGACGGCCTGATCGCCGGCGAGGGCACCCCGGAGGAGATCGTCGCGGCCCGCGGGCTGGAGATCGTCTCCGACGACGGCGCGCTCTCGGCTGCCGTCGACAAGGCGATCGAGGCCAACCCGGACGTCGCGGACAAGATCCGCGACGGCAAGGTCGCCGCCGCCGGCGCCCTCATCGGTGCGGTGATGAAGGAGATGCGCGGCCAGGCCGACGCCGGCCGGGTGCGCGAGCTGATCCTGGAGAAGCTCGCCTGAGCCTCGCCTGCTCCTGAGCCCGTCCACACCGCCCGCGGCCAGCTGGTCGCGGGCGGTGCTGTGTCCCGGCGGCGTAGGGCCGGGTTCATGTTCCGCTCCCGCCGGACCGTGCTCGCCCTCCTCGGTGCCACCCCGGTGGGCGAGCCTGTGCGAGACAACCGAGGTGGTTTCTGCAGGTCACAGGCGGTTTTCGGGGGCCGGGTTCCGTCGGAGGGTCGGAGGAGAATCCAGGTATGGATCTCAGGAGCAGCACCGCAGCAGCGGAGCACGACGGCCGTCCGGTCGCCGAGCTGCTCAACGTGCTGAGCGCCGGCGTCCGGCGCCGCGCCGACCTGATGATCGACGAGTGGGCCGCGATCGTCGCGTGGGCCGACCAGAACGTGGTCGACGCACCCGAGCACGCCGCCACGGTGCGCGACTCGTTCGTCGACACTGGTGTCCCCATCGCGGGGCCCGGTGCTCCGCTGGTCTCGGAGTTCCACTTGATGGAGCTCATTGCCGTGCTGGGTCGTTCACCCGACGGCGGCCGGGTCTACGTCGGGCGGATCATCGAGTGCGCCTGGCGGCTCCCTCTTCTCTACGGCCAGGTGATGTCCGGGAAGGTCGCCACCTGGCGCGCCGAGCGCGTCGCGGACCTCACGCGGTCACTCAACCCGGATGCGGCGGCGTTCGTGGACCGGCAGGTCGCATCGCGGGTCGGGCGCGTGGGGTGGGCGGAGATGGATCGCGTCGTGGCGACCGCGGTCCTCAGGTATGACCCTGTGGCCGCTGAGGCCCGCCGGAAGGAGGCCGCCGATCACCGGCACTTCGACGTCGGCGCGGCGAACGAGAACGGGCTGGCCGTGATCGGTGGTCTCCTCGACGCCGCCGACGCGGCCGACCTCGACGACGCCGTCGGCCGGCGGGCGACGCTGCTGGGCCGGCTCGGTTCCGAGGAGTCGCTCGATGTGCGGCGGGCTGTCGCGGTCGGTGAGCTGGCGCGGAACGACCTCGAGCTGGACCTGCTCACCACCGACGAGGAGACCGGAGAAATGGTCGTCCGCTCGGCTGGTCGCAAGGCCGAGATCTCCGTGCACCTCACCGACACCATGCTCAGCGAGGTCGTGGGTGACGGCGGCGAGCCGAACTCGGTCGGGCGCTGGCACGAGGGACGTCGGCCGGTGCTCAAGGAGCAGATCCGGGAGTGGCTGCGTACGGCCACCTCGATCAGCGTGCAGCCGGTGATCGACCTGGCCGACTGCGACCCGGTCGACCGATACGAGATCCCGCAGAGGCATCGCAAGCAGGTCGAGCTGCGCGACACCACCTGCTGTTTCCCCGGCTGCAGCAGGCGCGCCGAGCGCTGCGACCTCGACCACCGGATCCCGCACGCCGAGGGTGGCTCGACCTGCCCCTGTGACCTGCACCCGCTGTGCCGCCGGCACCACCGCGCCAAGACGCACTCCGGATGGCGGTACTTCGTCCTCATGCCGGGCCACCTGCTCTGGCGAAGTCCCCACGGCTGGTTCTTCCACGTCGGCCCGAACGGGACCCAGGCACTCGACCCACCCGGGCACTGGCCGGACGCGCTGGCCGATCCGGCACTCGAACCCGGGCTCGACCCCGCCGCCTGACCTGCACTCACTGGTGTGCCCCTATCGCACCGGCGGTCCTCGCCGCTGCCTCCGTGATCGGGGTCGTCAGCGTGACTGCCTGGTACGTCTTGAGGGAGACCGTCCGTGCCCGGTCCTGAAACGACGTCTGCGTCTCCTACGACATCGAGGTGCGACGGGATGCGCCGCTCGGGGACAGAGAACTGGTTGACGGTGCGTGCCAGAGCCCGAGTACGCGCGCTACATCGTCTGCGGGCAGAACAAGACGACCGTCGAACCTGTCTCCCACTGAGCGACTCACCCACCGACGCACTTTCCGACGGCCCATCCGCGCCGCCGCCGCACAAGGACACCCCCAGTCAGACCCGCTCCGGCGCGCTGTCGTTCGCACCTCCACCGGCGGGCCGGTGGAACGTGAACCGATGGCGGCGCCGCGCCAGATCTGGAGTACGCTGCGCGGGACAACATCACCACGTCCTTGGTGGGGAAAGCCGGTGCGAATCCGGCGCTGACCCGCAACCGTGAGCGTCATTCCAGGACCGAGTCCTGGGCAGGCGCGAGCCGGAGCACCCGCCCCGTGACGTCCTGACACCAACGCTGTCGTGGAAAGCAGCAGGTCGGGGGGACAGCCCTCTTCCTGCTCGTGCAGCGGGAAGGAACCATGACCCTCATGTCCCCTCGGACGGCCCGGACGCTCTCGGCCGCCGGCTTGTCCCTCGCGCTCCTGCTCACCGGCTGCGGCCGGGAGGACGACGACAAGCGGTCTGCGGCCTCGGACCCCGCCTCGGGCTCCGCCACCGGGTCCGGCGCCGAGCCCGGCACGCCCCAGGCCGCGCTCGCCGGCGCCCGCTGGCTGGAGGGTGAGCTGACCGACGGCGTGCTGCGCAACCGCCAGTACGGCACCGACGACCTCGGCTCCACCATCGACCTCGCCTACGCGCTGCGGGCCGTCGACCCCGACAGCGACGCCCTCCCGGCGATCGCCGACGTCCTGGTCGCCGGCGCGGCGGAGTACGCCAGCCCGGGCGAGGACGTCTACGCCGGGTCCACCGCCAAGCTCCTCTCCTTCGCCGCGGACACCGGCGCCGACCCGCGCGACTTCGCCGGCATCGACCTCCTCGCCCAGCTGGAGGAGCGGATCGAGGACGCCGGTCCCGACGCCGGCCCCACCGCCGGCCGCGCCGAGGACAAGAGCAGCTTCGGCGACTACGCCAACTCCTTCGGCCAGGCCTGGGCCGTCCGCGGCCTCACCCTCGCCGGCTCCGAGGAGGCCGAGGCCGCCCGCGACTACCTGCTGCAGCAGCAGTGCTCGGCCGGCTTCTTCCGGCTCTACTTCCCCGACGCCGCGGCTGCGGACCAGACCTGCGACGGCGCGGGCGCCGCGCCGGAGCCGGTGGACACCACCGCCCTGGCCTACGTGCTGCTGCACGACCTCGCCGAGGACGACGCCACCCTCGACGCCGCGCTGCGCAAGGGCATCGACTACATCCTCGACCAGCAGGCCGAGGACGGCTCCTTCTCCGGTGGCGACGGAGCGGTGGTCCCGAACGCCAACAGCACCGGGCTCGCGGGCTGGGCGCTGCACCTGGCCGGTGAGGACGAGGCGGCCGCGCAGGCCGCCGCCTGGGTCCGCGGCCGCCAGCTCGGTGAGTGTGAGGGCGTCCTCGCCCGCGACGCGGGCGCGATCGCCTTCGACGACACCGCGGTGCGCGCCGCCGGCAAGAAGGGCCTGACCAAGACGACGGAGGGCCAGTGGCGGGCCGCGACCATCCAGGCGCTGCCGGCACTGCTCGCGACCCCGGACGGAGCGGACGAGGCACCGTGCCCCGCCGGCTCCTGAGCCTGCCGACGTCGGCAGCCGCCGCGGGCCTGGTGCTCGCGGCGGTGCCGCTGTCGCCGAGCGCCCCGGCCTCGGCCGGCGTCGCGGCGGCGGCCCCGGCCGCCTGCGCCGCGGACGAGGTCACCGTGCTGGTGGACCCCAACGAGCTCGGCGGCCCCACCAGGACGGCGTGCGCGGCGGCCGGCACGGCGTCGTACGTCTTCGACGAGGCGGGTTTCGAGCTCAGCGGCACCGGCGCGCCGGGCATGCAGGGCTACGTGTGCCGCATCGACGGCCTGCCCGAGGACGGGCGGTGCGTCGCCGGCGACTCCTACTGGTCGCTGTGGTGGGCCGACCCCGGTACGACGACCTGGGCGTACGCCGGCCTCGGGGTGAACGGTCTCGACCTCGAGCCCGGCGCCTGGGTCGGCTTCGCCTGGCACGAGGGCGAGGGCAAGGCGCCGCCGCCCGACGTGCCCCTTCCCGGGGCCGGAGCAGAGGCGACCGCCGACGACGAGGTCGTCGCAGCCGACCAGCCGGCCGCGAAGACGCCCGCGGCGGACGACGACTCCGGGCCGCCCACCGGGCTGCTGATCGGCGGAGCGGTCGTCGTGCTGGCGGCGGCTGCCGTCGTACCCCTGCGGCGGCGGACACGATGAGGATGCCGCGGGACCTGCACCCGGTCGCGTGGTGGGCGTGGGCCGTGGGGATCGCGGTGGCCGCGTCCTGCACCACCAACCCGTTCCTGCTCGGCCTGCTGCTGGCCGCGGTGAGCCTGGTCGTGCTGACCTGCCGCTCCGACCAGCCCTGGGCCCGCTCGTTCCGCCTCTACGTGTGGATCGGCGTGATCGTCGTGGCGGTGCGGATCCTCTTCCGGGTCCTGCTCGGCGGCGACACTCCCGGCCACGTGCTGTTCACCCTGCCCACCATCGACCTGCCCGACGTGGCCGCCGGGATCTCCCTGCTGGGCCCCTTCACCCGCGAGGAGCTGCTCGCCGCGCTGTACGAGGGGATGCGCCTGGCGGCGATCATCATCGCCGTGGGTGCGGCCAACGCGCTGGCCAACCCGAAGCGGCTGATGAAGTCGCTGCCGCCGGCCCTCTACGAGATCGGCACGGCGATGACCGTGGCGATCAACGTGGTGCCGCAGCTGGCCGACAGCGCCCGCCGGATCCGCGCCGCGCAGGAGCTGCGCGGCGGCCCCACGGGCCGGTTCCGCCGCATCCGCGGCGCCCGACGGCTGCTGGTGCCCATCCTGGAGGACTCCTTCGACCGCTCCCTGGCGCTCGCCGCCGGCATGGACGCACGCGGCTACGGACGCGTCGGTGAGCTCACCGCGCAGCAGCGGCGCCGCACCGGGGCCCTGATGATCGGCGGGCTGCTGGGGGTCTGCGTCGGTGTCTACGCGTTCCTCGACGCCACCGCGCCGCGCCTGCTCGCGCTGCCCATGCTGGCCGGCGGCATGGCGCTGGCCCTCGTCGGGTTCGTCTCCGCCGGGCGCCGTGTGCAGCGCACCCGCTACCGGCCCGACCGGTGGCGCGTGCCCGAGGTCGTGGTGGCGTTGTGCGGCATCGGGGCGGGCGCCGTCGTGTGGGCGCTGGGCCGCGCCGACGTCGACACCGCGCACCCGGGCGTGCTGGTCGTGCCGGCGTTGACGGTGCCCGCGGTGCTCGGCGTGCTGCTCGCCGTCGTACCGGTCTGGGCGGCACCGCCGCCGCCGACCGCCCAGGACCCCGGGGCGGCGCCCGCCCCGAGCCCGGAACCGGCCCGGGAGGTGGCCGCCTGATGCTCCAGCTTCGCGACGTCACGTTCTCCTACGACGACCCCTCCGGCGACACCGGCGACGACCGGACCCTCACGCAGGCCCCGGCGCCGGTGCTGGATCGGGTCGACCTCACCATCGACGACGGCGAGCTCGTCGTCCTCGCCGGGCCCACCGGCGTCGGCAAGTCCACCCTGCTCGGCGTCGTCGCCGGCCTGGTGCCCGCGTTCAGCGGCGGCACGCTGAGCGGCGACGTGCTGCTCGACGGGGTCCGCGTCACCGGCCTGCCGGCCCGCGAGCGCGCGCACGTGATCGGCTACGTCGGGCAGAACCCACCGACCTGGTTCGTCACCGACACCGTCGAGGAGGAGCTGGCCTTCGGCATGGAGCAGCTCGGCGTCGCCCCGGCGGCGATGCGACGCCGGGTGGAGGAGACCCTCGACGTGCTGGGCATCGCCGACCTGCGCCACCGCGACCTGCGCACCCTGTCCGGCGGCCAGCAGCAGCGGGTCGCCATCGGCTGCGTGCTCACCACCCACCCGCGGCTGCTCGTCCTCGACGAGCCGACCTCCGCGCTCGACCCGACCGCCGCCGAGGACGTCCTCGCCACGCTGACCCGCCTGGTGCAGGACCTCGGCGTCTCCGTCCTGGTCGCCGAGCACCGCCTGGAGCGGGTGCTGCCGTTCGCCGACCAGCTCTGCGTGCTCGGCGCCGACCCGCTGCGAGGCGGCCGGCTGGTCACGGGCGCTCCCGCCGAGGTGCTGCCGCACGCGCCGGTGGCCCCGCCGCTGGTCGAGCTCGGCCGCCTCGCCGGCTGGGACCCGCTGCCGCTCACCGTCCGCGACGCCCGCCGCGCCGCCGCCACCCTGCGCCCGCGCCTGGGCCCGCCGCCGCACCCCGTCACGCCCACCGCCGCCAGCCCTGCCCCGGCCAGCCCCATCCCGAACATCCCTGCCGGCGAGGCCCCACCGTCGGTGTCGGTACGACGCCTCGTGGTCGCCCACGGCCGCCACCCCGTGCTCCGTGAGGTCTCCTTCGACCTGCGCCCTGGCACGGTCACGGCGCTGATGGGCCGCAACGGCGCCGGCAAGTCCACGCTGCTGTGGACGCTGCAGGGCCGGCACACACCCGCGTCGGGCACGGTGCGGGTGGCCGGCTCCGAGCCGTCCGCGCTCAGTGCGGCGCAGCGCCGCGCACACACCGGCCTGGTGCCGCAGAGCCCGGCCGACCTGCTCTACCTGGAGACCGTGGCGCAGGAGTGCGCGGCCGCCGACGCCTCCGCCGACGCACCGGCCGGCACCTGCGCCGACCTGCTCGAGCGGCTCGCGCCGGGCATCGCCCCCGACCACCACCCACGCGACCTGTCCGAGGGCCAGCGCCTGGCGCTCGCGGTCGCGATCGTGCTCACCGCCCGCCCGCCCGTGCTGCTGCTCGACGAGCCGACCCGCGGCCTGGACTACCCGGCCAAGCGGGCGCTCGCCGCGATCCTGCGCGAGCTGGCCGCCGGCAACGGAACAGGAGCAGCGGACCCGCCGCGGACGGTGCTGCTGGCCACCCACGACGTGGAGTTCGTCGCCCAGGTCGCCGACGAGCTGCTCATGCTCGCCGAGGGCGAGATCGTCTCCGCCGCCCCGGTCGCCCAGGCGCTCACCGAGTCGCCCGCCTTCGCCCCGCAGGTGACGAAGGTGCTCGGCCCGGGGTGGCTCACCGTCGCCGACGTCGCCGACGCGCTGGCGCGCGGCGCGGTGGAGCAGGGGCTGCGATGAGCGCGCCGGTGCGTGAGCCGCGGCGCGTCGCCGTACCCCTGCGCGCCCGCTCGGGGGTCGTGCTCGCGATCGTGTCGGTGATCGGCGTGCTGATGCTGTCGTGGCCGCTGCTCATCGACGTGGACGCGGCGCCCGGCCAGCGGGTCGACCCGCCGTTCCTGCTCCTGCTGCTGCTGCCGGTGATCCTCGCGGTGGTGCTCGCCGAGCTGTCCGAGGGCGGCATGGACGCCCGGGTGCTGGCGATCCTGGGCGTGCTGACCGCGGTCAACGCCGTGCTGCGCCTGCTCAGCGCCGGCACCGCCGGCCTCGAGCTCGTCTTCTTCCTGCTCATCCTCGGCGGCCGGGTGTTCGGCGCGGGCTTCGGGTTCGTGCTCGGCTGCACGTCGCTGTTCGCCTCCGCGCTGCTCACCGCAGGCGTCGGGCCATGGCTGCCGTTCCAGATGCTCGTGGCCGCGTGGGTCGGGATGGGCGCCGGCCTGCTGCCGCGCCGGATGCGCGGGCGCCGCGAGATCGCCATGCTCGTCGTCTACGGCATCCTCGCCGCCTACCTGTACGGCGCGCTGATGAACCTGCAGGGCTGGCCGTTCATGACCGGCATCCAGCTGCCCGGCCAGGACTCCACCGAGCTGTCCTACGAGCCCGGCGCCCCGCTGGCCGAGAACCTGCACCACTTCGCGATCTACACCCTGCTCACCTCGACCGGAGGCTGGGACACCGGCCGGGCGATCACCAACGCGCTGGCGCTGGCGCTGCTCGGGCCGGCGGTGCTCAGCACCCTGCGCCGGGCCGCGCGCCGCGCCCGGATCACCGCGCCCGCCGCGCCCGCCGAGCCGCGCGCAGCGGACTGAGTCCGCAGCGGACTGAGTCAGGGCTCGATCAGCAGGATCCGGTCGTCGCCGTCGCCAGGCTTGCCGCGACCGTCGGTGTTGCTGGTGGACACCCACAACCTGCCGTCGGGGTCGCGTACGACGGTGCGCAGCCGGCCGTAACCGGTCTCCGGTGAGGCGGCGTCCCCGCCGCGCTTGCCGTCGAAGTAGGCGGCCGGGTCGCTGACCTGCCCGCCGGCGGCCTTGATCCGCCACAGCCGCTCGCCCTTGAGCGAGGCCATCCACAGGTACCCGCCGGCGTAGGCCAGGCCCGACGGCGAGGC
This genomic window contains:
- a CDS encoding HNH endonuclease signature motif containing protein produces the protein MDLRSSTAAAEHDGRPVAELLNVLSAGVRRRADLMIDEWAAIVAWADQNVVDAPEHAATVRDSFVDTGVPIAGPGAPLVSEFHLMELIAVLGRSPDGGRVYVGRIIECAWRLPLLYGQVMSGKVATWRAERVADLTRSLNPDAAAFVDRQVASRVGRVGWAEMDRVVATAVLRYDPVAAEARRKEAADHRHFDVGAANENGLAVIGGLLDAADAADLDDAVGRRATLLGRLGSEESLDVRRAVAVGELARNDLELDLLTTDEETGEMVVRSAGRKAEISVHLTDTMLSEVVGDGGEPNSVGRWHEGRRPVLKEQIREWLRTATSISVQPVIDLADCDPVDRYEIPQRHRKQVELRDTTCCFPGCSRRAERCDLDHRIPHAEGGSTCPCDLHPLCRRHHRAKTHSGWRYFVLMPGHLLWRSPHGWFFHVGPNGTQALDPPGHWPDALADPALEPGLDPAA
- a CDS encoding energy-coupling factor transporter transmembrane component T family protein → MRMPRDLHPVAWWAWAVGIAVAASCTTNPFLLGLLLAAVSLVVLTCRSDQPWARSFRLYVWIGVIVVAVRILFRVLLGGDTPGHVLFTLPTIDLPDVAAGISLLGPFTREELLAALYEGMRLAAIIIAVGAANALANPKRLMKSLPPALYEIGTAMTVAINVVPQLADSARRIRAAQELRGGPTGRFRRIRGARRLLVPILEDSFDRSLALAAGMDARGYGRVGELTAQQRRRTGALMIGGLLGVCVGVYAFLDATAPRLLALPMLAGGMALALVGFVSAGRRVQRTRYRPDRWRVPEVVVALCGIGAGAVVWALGRADVDTAHPGVLVVPALTVPAVLGVLLAVVPVWAAPPPPTAQDPGAAPAPSPEPAREVAA
- a CDS encoding ECF transporter S component; the encoded protein is MREPRRVAVPLRARSGVVLAIVSVIGVLMLSWPLLIDVDAAPGQRVDPPFLLLLLLPVILAVVLAELSEGGMDARVLAILGVLTAVNAVLRLLSAGTAGLELVFFLLILGGRVFGAGFGFVLGCTSLFASALLTAGVGPWLPFQMLVAAWVGMGAGLLPRRMRGRREIAMLVVYGILAAYLYGALMNLQGWPFMTGIQLPGQDSTELSYEPGAPLAENLHHFAIYTLLTSTGGWDTGRAITNALALALLGPAVLSTLRRAARRARITAPAAPAEPRAAD
- a CDS encoding prenyltransferase/squalene oxidase repeat-containing protein, with translation MSPRTARTLSAAGLSLALLLTGCGREDDDKRSAASDPASGSATGSGAEPGTPQAALAGARWLEGELTDGVLRNRQYGTDDLGSTIDLAYALRAVDPDSDALPAIADVLVAGAAEYASPGEDVYAGSTAKLLSFAADTGADPRDFAGIDLLAQLEERIEDAGPDAGPTAGRAEDKSSFGDYANSFGQAWAVRGLTLAGSEEAEAARDYLLQQQCSAGFFRLYFPDAAAADQTCDGAGAAPEPVDTTALAYVLLHDLAEDDATLDAALRKGIDYILDQQAEDGSFSGGDGAVVPNANSTGLAGWALHLAGEDEAAAQAAAWVRGRQLGECEGVLARDAGAIAFDDTAVRAAGKKGLTKTTEGQWRAATIQALPALLATPDGADEAPCPAGS
- a CDS encoding ABC transporter ATP-binding protein, which produces MLQLRDVTFSYDDPSGDTGDDRTLTQAPAPVLDRVDLTIDDGELVVLAGPTGVGKSTLLGVVAGLVPAFSGGTLSGDVLLDGVRVTGLPARERAHVIGYVGQNPPTWFVTDTVEEELAFGMEQLGVAPAAMRRRVEETLDVLGIADLRHRDLRTLSGGQQQRVAIGCVLTTHPRLLVLDEPTSALDPTAAEDVLATLTRLVQDLGVSVLVAEHRLERVLPFADQLCVLGADPLRGGRLVTGAPAEVLPHAPVAPPLVELGRLAGWDPLPLTVRDARRAAATLRPRLGPPPHPVTPTAASPAPASPIPNIPAGEAPPSVSVRRLVVAHGRHPVLREVSFDLRPGTVTALMGRNGAGKSTLLWTLQGRHTPASGTVRVAGSEPSALSAAQRRAHTGLVPQSPADLLYLETVAQECAAADASADAPAGTCADLLERLAPGIAPDHHPRDLSEGQRLALAVAIVLTARPPVLLLDEPTRGLDYPAKRALAAILRELAAGNGTGAADPPRTVLLATHDVEFVAQVADELLMLAEGEIVSAAPVAQALTESPAFAPQVTKVLGPGWLTVADVADALARGAVEQGLR